In one window of Polynucleobacter sp. AM-7D1 DNA:
- a CDS encoding class I SAM-dependent methyltransferase — MSQSNSIHWEENGQTCSATWHSENGISAHKRVVIADDTLTADHAYGLACEGTALLWRGDFQNARQLLQALVRRIDKPSKKSKRAGKRVDQSSTAIDLFNKHRLIQSQRARILGMLLIQCNSDHAIPLRRAPDVSLACLEAYGPTTESYVISLRELLGVISAHEWRKNGVPVLADEEGEPIFIYPHYGVFSPIRGEYLELVCSAPLPKLLDKESIAFDVGVGTGVLSVILAMRGVQKIIATDQDARALACAKENIKRLSLDSSIQIIKANLFPQEKASLIVCNPPWIPARPSSTLEHAVYDPESQMLKGFLGELKNHLLPDGEGWLILSDLAEHLGLRTRTELLEWIEAGGLKVISRIDTKPKHHKPFDQSDLLYFARSAETTSLWRLAVK; from the coding sequence ATGAGCCAGAGCAACTCCATTCATTGGGAAGAGAATGGTCAGACATGTTCAGCGACCTGGCATTCTGAGAATGGTATTTCTGCGCATAAACGAGTGGTCATTGCCGATGACACCCTCACTGCGGATCACGCCTATGGTCTAGCTTGTGAGGGTACAGCCCTCCTTTGGCGTGGCGACTTCCAAAACGCCCGTCAGTTGTTACAAGCCTTGGTAAGGCGCATTGATAAACCTTCCAAGAAATCCAAACGCGCTGGCAAGAGAGTAGATCAATCTTCAACCGCAATTGATCTATTTAACAAGCATCGTTTGATTCAGTCACAAAGAGCTCGAATCCTCGGCATGTTGCTAATTCAATGCAACTCTGATCACGCCATTCCATTACGAAGAGCGCCCGATGTTTCGCTAGCTTGCCTTGAGGCCTATGGCCCAACTACTGAATCCTATGTGATTTCCTTGCGGGAACTCTTGGGGGTAATCAGTGCACATGAGTGGCGTAAAAATGGTGTACCTGTTCTCGCTGATGAGGAAGGTGAACCTATTTTTATATATCCCCATTATGGGGTTTTCTCACCGATACGCGGGGAGTATCTCGAGTTAGTTTGTAGCGCTCCGTTGCCTAAATTACTCGATAAAGAGTCTATCGCTTTTGATGTCGGCGTAGGGACTGGCGTGTTGTCAGTCATCTTAGCGATGCGAGGTGTACAAAAGATTATTGCCACCGATCAAGATGCGCGAGCGCTTGCTTGTGCTAAAGAAAACATTAAGCGATTGAGTTTGGATTCCAGCATCCAAATCATCAAGGCTAATTTATTTCCGCAAGAGAAAGCATCTTTGATAGTTTGCAATCCTCCATGGATACCTGCAAGACCGAGCTCCACCTTGGAACATGCTGTTTATGATCCTGAGAGCCAAATGCTGAAAGGGTTTTTGGGCGAACTAAAAAACCATTTGCTACCTGATGGAGAGGGCTGGTTAATTTTGTCTGACTTAGCCGAACATCTCGGATTAAGGACTAGAACAGAATTACTGGAGTGGATTGAGGCAGGAGGGCTTAAGGTAATTAGTCGTATTGATACTAAGCCAAAGCACCATAAGCCTTTTGATCAATCTGATCTTCTGTACTTTGCAAGATCTGCCGAAACTACTTCTCTTTGGCGCCTAGCAGTTAAGTAA
- a CDS encoding sulfurtransferase, translating into MKPILNIAAYLFVSLDNLVELRAKILEECNARQLKGTILLTAEGINMFLAGSEPELRGFLDWLRLDPRFKLLESKDSWSETQPFKKMLVKIKNEIIRMNHPAIRPEEGRANFITPKKLQEWLDRGTDDLGRPVVMVDTRNAFEVEYGTFENALHFNIEKFTEFPAAITAHKDALADKTLVSFCTGGIRCEKSGLYMREIGMEHSYQLEGGILKYFEEVGSAHYTGSCFVFDEREALEPNLDSIPLERSIRKKQTS; encoded by the coding sequence ATGAAACCGATTCTGAACATAGCCGCCTACTTATTTGTCAGTCTAGACAATCTGGTTGAATTGCGCGCCAAAATTCTTGAGGAGTGCAACGCCCGGCAACTGAAAGGAACCATCCTCTTAACAGCGGAAGGTATCAATATGTTTTTGGCTGGTAGCGAACCAGAGTTACGGGGCTTTTTGGATTGGCTTAGATTGGATCCACGTTTCAAATTACTAGAATCAAAAGATAGCTGGTCAGAAACACAGCCATTCAAAAAAATGTTGGTCAAAATCAAGAATGAAATCATTCGGATGAATCACCCAGCGATTCGTCCAGAAGAGGGTCGCGCAAATTTCATTACACCGAAAAAATTACAAGAATGGCTCGATCGCGGAACGGATGACTTAGGTCGCCCTGTAGTCATGGTGGACACGCGCAATGCATTCGAAGTTGAGTATGGGACTTTTGAAAACGCGCTGCATTTCAATATCGAGAAATTTACAGAATTTCCAGCGGCAATTACCGCACATAAAGATGCGCTAGCTGATAAAACATTGGTGAGCTTTTGTACTGGCGGAATTCGCTGTGAAAAATCCGGCCTCTACATGCGCGAGATTGGTATGGAGCATAGCTATCAGCTAGAGGGCGGCATCCTGAAGTATTTCGAAGAAGTTGGCTCAGCCCACTACACCGGGAGCTGCTTTGTATTTGATGAGAGAGAGGCTCTAGAGCCCAACCTGGACTCCATCCCACTAGAGCGCTCTATTCGGAAAAAACAAACTAGCTAA
- a CDS encoding antibiotic biosynthesis monooxygenase — MILEHCDIQIDPSKAAEFEEAILRGVNTVISKAKGFRGFKVNRTIENPARYLLLIYWDTLENHTVDFRGSDAFADWRAIVGPFFAKPPFVEHMTLVGKSD, encoded by the coding sequence ATGATTTTGGAGCACTGCGATATACAAATTGATCCTAGTAAGGCTGCCGAGTTTGAAGAGGCCATTTTGCGTGGCGTCAATACCGTGATTTCCAAAGCCAAAGGATTTCGAGGATTTAAGGTAAACCGCACTATTGAGAATCCAGCGCGTTACTTATTGTTGATTTACTGGGATACCCTAGAAAACCATACGGTAGATTTTCGTGGCTCAGATGCATTTGCTGATTGGCGAGCGATTGTCGGCCCATTCTTTGCAAAACCTCCCTTTGTTGAGCACATGACTTTGGTGGGTAAATCCGACTAA
- a CDS encoding site-2 protease family protein — MITDYSIQAIAINAIPLIFAITIHEAAHGYAARYFGDNTAYMLGRVSLNPIKHIDPVGTILIPLMLILASSPLLIGYAKPVPVNFGRLRNPRIDSIWVALAGPGSNFAQALIWAILWISLIGFGVDERFLLGMSQAGITWNLVLLVFNLFPLPPLDGGRILSSLLPARQSIALGKLEPWGFFIVLGLVFTGIIGSFWMEPLIAFFKSILYFVTLPVQMLF; from the coding sequence ATGATTACTGACTATTCTATCCAAGCTATCGCCATTAATGCGATTCCTTTGATTTTCGCCATCACCATCCATGAGGCGGCGCATGGCTATGCAGCCCGCTATTTTGGTGACAATACTGCGTATATGCTGGGCAGAGTCAGCCTAAACCCCATTAAGCATATTGATCCAGTGGGTACCATCCTAATCCCCTTAATGTTAATTTTGGCAAGTTCACCATTATTGATTGGCTACGCCAAGCCAGTGCCAGTCAACTTTGGGCGCTTACGGAACCCCCGAATTGACTCCATATGGGTGGCTTTAGCAGGACCGGGCTCAAACTTCGCTCAAGCCCTAATTTGGGCTATTTTATGGATTTCTCTCATTGGATTCGGGGTTGATGAACGGTTCTTGTTGGGAATGTCACAAGCCGGTATTACCTGGAATCTGGTTCTCCTAGTATTCAACTTATTCCCCCTGCCACCTTTGGATGGGGGCCGTATCCTATCTAGCCTTTTGCCGGCACGCCAATCTATTGCCTTGGGCAAGCTGGAGCCCTGGGGCTTCTTCATTGTTCTCGGGCTTGTATTCACTGGCATCATTGGTAGTTTTTGGATGGAACCATTGATCGCCTTCTTCAAGTCCATCCTCTACTTTGTGACACTGCCCGTGCAGATGCTTTTCTAG
- a CDS encoding chromate transporter yields the protein MKTLTPTELFISFSKIGMSGFGGVLPWARRTLVEQDKILTSEEFSSILGICQIVPGPNIVNLAVCIGSRFGGAKGAFAAVAGLTLGPICIVMLLALLYTHYSYLESAQGALRGISAVGVGLIASTGIKMLRDELRFPAMLLVVLVTVIAASYYQLGLGWVVLIASPLAWILAQKKARKL from the coding sequence TTGAAGACACTGACTCCGACAGAATTATTTATCAGCTTCAGCAAAATCGGCATGTCTGGTTTTGGTGGTGTCCTGCCATGGGCACGACGTACATTGGTTGAGCAAGACAAAATTCTGACGTCTGAAGAGTTCAGCTCCATCCTAGGTATCTGCCAAATTGTTCCCGGCCCCAATATTGTTAACCTAGCAGTGTGCATTGGCTCACGCTTTGGTGGAGCCAAGGGTGCTTTTGCAGCGGTTGCAGGCCTGACATTGGGGCCAATTTGTATCGTTATGCTGCTGGCGCTCTTGTATACACACTATAGCTATTTGGAATCAGCTCAAGGAGCTCTCCGAGGAATATCTGCCGTTGGGGTTGGGTTAATCGCTTCTACAGGCATCAAGATGTTGCGTGATGAGCTACGCTTTCCGGCAATGCTCTTGGTAGTGCTTGTGACTGTCATTGCTGCCAGCTATTACCAACTGGGTCTTGGCTGGGTAGTGCTGATTGCATCACCGCTTGCTTGGATTTTGGCGCAAAAGAAAGCTCGCAAACTATGA
- a CDS encoding energy transducer TonB has protein sequence MKTQKSSVEIYFPFVFFVIAVHAGLAIWVLNNSLGAVNSHNEETIVISLRSGEHRSQAKTQLTTNPLQSHHHIAAVPSSNTGKSDMQEDAANGSALKHGDHGLAGRSQFFNPKPHYPLASRRMGEQGAVHLQLCVGSRGFVESVRLTQSSGYQNLDRSAIEAVKAWRFSALSEASENGSKCYQLPIHFQLES, from the coding sequence TTGAAGACTCAGAAATCCAGCGTTGAAATATATTTCCCATTTGTCTTTTTCGTTATTGCAGTACATGCAGGTTTAGCGATCTGGGTTTTGAATAACTCATTAGGGGCTGTGAATTCTCACAACGAAGAGACTATTGTGATTAGTCTAAGAAGTGGCGAGCATAGGTCTCAAGCGAAAACTCAATTAACTACCAACCCACTTCAATCCCATCATCACATCGCTGCTGTCCCTAGCTCAAATACAGGCAAGAGTGATATGCAAGAAGATGCTGCTAATGGGTCAGCCTTAAAGCATGGTGATCATGGGCTTGCAGGAAGAAGTCAATTTTTTAACCCAAAGCCGCATTACCCGCTTGCGAGTCGACGGATGGGTGAGCAGGGGGCTGTTCATCTCCAGCTATGTGTTGGATCTCGTGGCTTTGTCGAGAGTGTGCGACTTACTCAAAGCTCGGGATATCAAAACTTAGATCGGTCAGCTATCGAAGCAGTTAAAGCTTGGAGATTTTCGGCTCTGAGTGAGGCATCAGAAAATGGATCTAAGTGTTATCAACTACCGATCCACTTTCAATTGGAGTCATGA
- a CDS encoding carboxymuconolactone decarboxylase family protein — MSERLIPYQPMDLAEPAELVAAIRQRRGGQFINLDRMLLHSTPIAEGWNHFVGEIRNNLSLDPKLRELAMCGVAVLNGAEYEFFHHAPPFIKAGGTEEQVKALRLIGQPNFPTALFSALENDAVELTFQMTRNIQVDSDLMKRLQATLGNTDTVELVTVVAAYNMVSRFLIALDVNPEEHPPE, encoded by the coding sequence ATGTCTGAACGTTTAATTCCTTACCAGCCTATGGATTTGGCAGAGCCAGCCGAGCTAGTTGCCGCGATTCGCCAGCGTCGAGGTGGCCAGTTCATTAATTTAGACCGCATGCTGTTACACAGCACTCCTATTGCTGAGGGTTGGAATCATTTTGTTGGCGAGATACGCAATAACCTCTCCTTGGATCCAAAGCTACGTGAGCTTGCAATGTGTGGGGTAGCTGTTCTCAATGGTGCTGAGTACGAGTTCTTTCATCATGCCCCTCCATTTATCAAAGCAGGCGGTACTGAGGAGCAAGTAAAGGCGCTGCGTTTAATTGGTCAACCCAACTTCCCAACAGCCTTGTTCTCTGCTCTTGAAAACGATGCGGTAGAGCTGACGTTTCAGATGACTCGCAATATTCAGGTTGATAGCGATCTGATGAAGCGTTTGCAAGCTACTCTTGGTAATACCGATACTGTTGAGCTTGTGACTGTAGTGGCGGCCTACAATATGGTGTCTCGATTTTTAATTGCCTTGGATGTCAATCCTGAGGAGCATCCTCCTGAGTAA
- the hemP gene encoding hemin uptake protein HemP, whose amino-acid sequence MSSHMGDIAKLVSSYDSHWGKVISSGSLLGKDKSVVIVHDGQRYVLSITKLGKLILTK is encoded by the coding sequence ATGAGCTCACACATGGGTGATATTGCTAAATTAGTTTCTAGTTACGACTCTCATTGGGGCAAAGTGATATCAAGTGGAAGCTTACTTGGGAAAGATAAATCGGTTGTCATTGTGCATGATGGTCAACGATATGTTTTAAGCATTACTAAACTTGGAAAATTAATTTTGACTAAGTAA
- a CDS encoding cytochrome b/b6 domain-containing protein, whose protein sequence is MKKIIRVWDLPIRLFHWLLVICIVLSFITVKIGGNAMDFHALVGYCVLSLIIFRICWGLIGSYHARFIHFVPSPKGLINYLLGKTKAGLGHNPLGALSVLGLLFSVGLQAVTGLFANDDIAFEGPFAKYVSNETVQLLTSIHYLNENILIILIALHLCAIVYYQKFKGENLIKPMLVGDKEIDPSDQANYLPSDLGQASKDGGLQRGLALLLLSLIAVILVYFIKS, encoded by the coding sequence ATGAAAAAGATCATCCGTGTTTGGGATTTGCCGATTCGCCTGTTTCACTGGCTCTTAGTCATTTGTATTGTTCTGAGCTTTATTACCGTGAAGATTGGCGGTAATGCTATGGACTTCCATGCCTTAGTCGGCTACTGTGTTCTAAGCTTAATTATTTTTCGAATCTGCTGGGGCTTGATTGGTTCATACCATGCCCGCTTCATTCATTTTGTTCCAAGTCCTAAAGGGCTAATTAATTATCTATTAGGTAAAACCAAGGCTGGTCTTGGTCATAATCCTCTGGGCGCCCTATCAGTTCTGGGATTACTTTTTTCAGTTGGTCTTCAGGCTGTGACGGGTCTATTTGCAAATGACGATATTGCCTTTGAGGGACCGTTTGCAAAATATGTTTCGAATGAAACGGTTCAGTTGCTCACCTCAATTCATTACTTAAATGAAAACATCCTCATCATATTGATCGCACTCCATCTTTGTGCGATTGTGTATTACCAAAAATTCAAAGGCGAGAATTTAATCAAACCCATGTTGGTGGGCGATAAAGAAATTGACCCAAGCGATCAGGCAAACTATCTGCCATCTGACTTGGGTCAAGCCTCCAAGGATGGAGGTCTGCAACGCGGCTTGGCTTTATTGCTGCTGAGCCTGATTGCGGTAATTCTGGTTTACTTCATTAAGAGCTGA
- a CDS encoding chromate transporter, translating to MSILLSLFLKLSAFSLIAFGGVNALLPSLLNLSVYQEHWIDLQTFADYFAIAQAAPGPNFMTVTLIGWHVYGVLGALIATIAISWPSSILVYHLQRLILGMKDVHKKKSIQYAAAALAIGLVLSSAWQIALQINHSYAAYALTLITIGVTVFTRWHPLYLIGLGAILGILGLV from the coding sequence ATGAGTATTTTGCTAAGCCTGTTTCTCAAACTGTCTGCTTTTTCACTGATAGCCTTTGGTGGAGTAAATGCGCTGCTACCTAGCTTACTCAATTTATCGGTTTACCAAGAGCATTGGATTGACCTTCAAACTTTTGCTGATTATTTCGCAATTGCTCAAGCTGCTCCAGGGCCGAACTTCATGACAGTCACACTAATTGGATGGCATGTCTATGGAGTTTTAGGCGCCTTGATCGCAACTATTGCCATTTCGTGGCCATCCTCTATCTTGGTTTATCACTTGCAGCGCCTTATCTTGGGTATGAAGGATGTGCACAAAAAGAAATCTATTCAATATGCTGCGGCAGCGCTTGCTATTGGTTTAGTTCTTTCTTCGGCATGGCAAATTGCGCTACAAATTAATCACAGCTACGCGGCATATGCACTCACACTCATCACCATTGGGGTTACTGTTTTTACTCGCTGGCACCCTTTATATCTCATCGGGCTCGGTGCAATCTTAGGCATCCTGGGACTTGTTTAA
- the ygiD gene encoding 4,5-DOPA dioxygenase extradiol: MTSHRQPAVFAGHGSPMYAIEPNRYTAVWASLGKSLKRPDAILVISAHWLTRGVWVTAMPKPKTIHDFDGFPQALFDIQYPAPGSPALADRVKELLDVPVVLEENEWGIDHGAWSVLKYLYPDADVPVVQLSLDGSMSASQHYELAKKLRPLRDENILILASGNVVHNLRTIDWGEDVTPYPWAREFNDFFVSEMRASHHATLIDWEQFGDSAHLSIPTPEHYWPALYILALQEHDETPKVLVDGVEMGSIGMLTFSIQ, from the coding sequence ATGACTAGCCATCGCCAACCTGCAGTATTTGCTGGCCATGGCAGTCCGATGTACGCTATTGAGCCTAATCGCTACACAGCAGTTTGGGCCAGTCTTGGTAAATCGCTTAAACGCCCAGATGCGATCTTAGTCATCTCGGCTCATTGGCTAACCCGGGGAGTCTGGGTTACTGCAATGCCTAAGCCTAAAACGATTCACGACTTTGATGGATTTCCGCAAGCCTTGTTTGATATTCAATATCCAGCACCAGGCAGTCCCGCATTGGCTGATCGCGTTAAAGAATTACTAGATGTTCCTGTTGTTCTTGAAGAGAATGAGTGGGGCATTGATCACGGTGCATGGTCTGTTCTCAAATACCTTTATCCCGATGCTGATGTTCCTGTAGTTCAGCTCAGTCTAGATGGTTCAATGTCTGCGAGTCAGCACTACGAACTCGCTAAGAAGTTACGCCCTTTGCGTGATGAGAATATTCTGATTTTGGCGAGTGGCAATGTTGTGCATAACTTGCGCACCATTGATTGGGGGGAGGACGTAACACCCTATCCATGGGCTAGAGAGTTCAATGATTTCTTCGTTTCAGAGATGAGAGCTAGTCACCATGCGACTTTGATTGATTGGGAGCAATTTGGCGACTCTGCTCATTTGTCTATTCCGACTCCGGAACATTACTGGCCCGCCTTGTACATCCTTGCCTTGCAAGAACACGATGAGACGCCTAAAGTATTGGTGGATGGCGTTGAAATGGGTTCCATTGGCATGCTGACTTTTTCAATTCAATAA
- a CDS encoding cytochrome c, with product MKLKHIVFATLVPTLLVSGIAYAQFKKPEDAIKYRQSAFTVMANSFGKIGAVVKGEAPFNKDEVVKNAAVVAMLSTLPWQAFSPGTEGGNALPGVWSDNAKFKAAGEKMQLAVANLNTAAQSGDQEAIKKAFGAAGATCKGCHDDFKKK from the coding sequence ATGAAACTGAAACACATTGTCTTTGCTACCCTTGTACCAACACTATTGGTTAGCGGAATTGCCTATGCGCAGTTCAAAAAACCAGAAGATGCCATTAAATATCGCCAGAGCGCGTTTACCGTGATGGCCAATTCTTTTGGAAAAATTGGCGCAGTAGTGAAAGGTGAAGCACCATTTAATAAAGATGAAGTGGTCAAGAATGCAGCGGTTGTTGCCATGCTCTCCACTTTGCCATGGCAAGCATTTAGTCCAGGCACTGAGGGTGGCAATGCGCTTCCAGGGGTTTGGTCAGACAACGCTAAATTCAAAGCTGCTGGAGAAAAAATGCAGCTTGCCGTAGCCAACCTGAACACTGCAGCACAGTCAGGCGATCAAGAAGCCATCAAGAAGGCCTTTGGTGCAGCTGGTGCCACCTGCAAAGGTTGCCATGATGACTTTAAGAAAAAGTAA
- a CDS encoding 3-hydroxyacyl-CoA dehydrogenase family protein has product MLFAPSETKVVIVGGGTMGADVAAVCARGGCAVQVLEPTTERRALLPDYFANTMIDLGYEHRLHLLTTAGSLEEIDWSEIDLVIECVPERLDIKQELFAKLEQYAKPEAVLASNSTSFPISDISRGLKTAARMIGLHFFMPAHLVPCVEVVYGEKTSPMVGESLSRLMTACGMVPVTVKKDLPGFLANRLQHALSREAFAMVDAGIASLEDIDKAVRFGFGFRYIAAGPAMQRDHAGLDVHGAGGATIYPTLNNSPDIAKCLSDRIASGKLGMKTGEGFYSWTAETMKAERERYQEALREGLKIIQKDLPEIK; this is encoded by the coding sequence ATGTTGTTTGCCCCGTCTGAAACAAAGGTCGTCATCGTTGGTGGCGGCACTATGGGCGCTGATGTAGCAGCCGTATGCGCACGCGGGGGTTGTGCTGTTCAGGTGCTGGAGCCTACTACAGAGCGTCGAGCACTTTTGCCAGACTACTTTGCCAACACCATGATAGATCTGGGTTATGAGCATCGTCTCCATTTGCTAACGACTGCTGGCTCATTGGAGGAAATAGATTGGTCCGAGATTGATTTGGTGATTGAGTGCGTTCCTGAGCGCTTGGATATTAAGCAAGAGTTATTTGCTAAGCTGGAGCAATACGCAAAACCAGAAGCAGTCTTAGCAAGCAATAGCACTAGCTTTCCAATCAGTGACATCTCAAGAGGATTGAAGACGGCTGCAAGGATGATTGGTTTGCATTTCTTCATGCCAGCCCATTTAGTGCCTTGCGTGGAGGTGGTTTATGGGGAAAAGACTTCTCCCATGGTTGGCGAGAGCCTTTCTCGTTTGATGACGGCTTGTGGCATGGTTCCCGTTACCGTCAAAAAAGATTTGCCAGGTTTTCTGGCTAACCGCTTGCAGCATGCGTTATCGCGCGAAGCTTTTGCTATGGTCGATGCCGGCATCGCCAGCTTGGAAGACATCGATAAGGCTGTCCGCTTTGGCTTTGGCTTTCGTTACATCGCGGCAGGCCCTGCAATGCAGAGAGACCATGCGGGGCTTGATGTCCACGGTGCAGGTGGAGCAACGATCTATCCAACCCTGAACAATTCCCCTGATATTGCGAAATGCTTAAGTGATCGCATCGCCAGCGGTAAGTTGGGTATGAAGACCGGCGAGGGTTTCTATTCCTGGACTGCAGAAACCATGAAAGCAGAGCGAGAGCGTTACCAAGAAGCCTTGCGGGAAGGATTAAAGATTATCCAAAAGGATTTGCCCGAGATTAAATAA
- the crcB gene encoding fluoride efflux transporter CrcB: MWPSILAIFCGAGLGALLRAGFNLATVSLAATLPLGTFISNMVGGYLIGIAVAFFGNNPSLSPEWKLFIITGFLGGLTTFSSFSAEVVGFMQRGEMTWALGTALLNLFGSLALTLLGILTYQALK; encoded by the coding sequence ATGTGGCCATCTATTCTTGCAATCTTCTGTGGTGCGGGTCTTGGAGCTTTGCTAAGAGCGGGATTTAATCTTGCAACAGTGAGTCTTGCAGCGACACTTCCTTTGGGAACTTTTATCTCCAATATGGTTGGCGGCTATTTGATTGGTATTGCGGTAGCTTTTTTTGGTAATAACCCCAGCCTATCCCCTGAATGGAAGTTATTCATCATCACCGGTTTCTTGGGTGGCCTCACCACCTTCTCCAGTTTTTCTGCTGAAGTTGTTGGCTTTATGCAGCGCGGTGAAATGACATGGGCTTTGGGTACTGCACTTTTAAATTTGTTTGGCTCGCTCGCCTTAACCTTACTAGGTATCTTGACCTACCAGGCACTGAAGTAA
- a CDS encoding D-2-hydroxyacid dehydrogenase family protein: protein MANLPNVVILGDYERALRRFSNWSKVDRDCHIAIHHEPLHDEALYEAVKDADVIVLVRDRIPFNEALIARLPKLKLFLFTGKRNGTLDTSALISRNIPIACTPGGPSKETTTELTWALILGASKHLVRQNSLLHSGGWRDELSVLPILSGERLGMIGLGSIGSAVAKVGRAFGMEIVTWSPNMTTERAAAQNAKSVSLEELLKTSKVVSLHLVAGPKTKGLLGAEELAMMRSDALLVNTSRSALIQTQALQDALAAGRPGQAAIDVFDMEPLPTNDALRNTPNLLTTPHLGFVAEPVFTMFSKGIIDTLEAWLEQRPLPHLFEP from the coding sequence ATGGCCAATTTACCCAATGTTGTCATTCTTGGTGACTATGAGCGCGCCCTACGTCGCTTCTCCAATTGGAGCAAAGTGGACCGGGACTGCCATATCGCCATTCACCATGAACCACTTCATGATGAAGCCCTATATGAAGCAGTTAAAGATGCGGATGTGATTGTGTTGGTGAGGGATCGCATCCCTTTTAACGAAGCGTTAATTGCGCGCCTTCCAAAGCTGAAGTTATTCCTCTTTACGGGCAAGCGTAACGGCACTTTAGATACGTCTGCCTTGATATCACGCAATATTCCGATTGCTTGCACACCAGGAGGGCCATCCAAAGAAACTACCACCGAGCTAACTTGGGCTTTAATTCTGGGTGCTTCAAAACACTTAGTGCGCCAAAATAGCTTATTGCACTCTGGTGGCTGGCGCGATGAACTCTCTGTTCTCCCAATATTGTCTGGCGAGCGTCTTGGAATGATCGGTTTAGGCTCAATCGGCAGTGCTGTTGCGAAAGTGGGACGAGCTTTTGGGATGGAGATTGTCACTTGGAGTCCCAATATGACAACTGAACGCGCTGCAGCCCAAAATGCCAAGTCCGTCAGTCTAGAGGAGCTTCTGAAAACATCCAAGGTTGTTAGCCTGCATCTCGTAGCCGGACCAAAAACGAAGGGCTTACTTGGCGCCGAAGAATTGGCGATGATGCGGTCCGATGCGCTGCTCGTGAATACCTCACGTTCTGCCCTCATTCAGACACAGGCCCTGCAAGATGCGCTAGCCGCTGGTCGGCCTGGTCAAGCAGCGATTGATGTCTTTGACATGGAACCACTGCCCACAAATGATGCCCTGAGAAACACACCCAATTTACTCACTACGCCCCACCTAGGATTTGTGGCTGAGCCTGTTTTTACAATGTTCTCCAAGGGGATTATCGATACCTTGGAGGCATGGCTCGAGCAAAGGCCACTACCGCATCTATTTGAACCTTAA